TAGTAACCCGACTAAAGCCAAAACAAAAGCCCCGACCAAAAGCTGCGGCACCCGGTTTAACCGCAGGCGCGCCATACAGGATTCCACGACCCCTATGACCAGCGCCAACAAGACCATTCCCCCCAAAAACATTGCTGTTTGCGTCAGAGGGGATAAGCCATCAGACGGGATGAAAATACCGACCAAAAGACCTCCCAAAACAAACAATTTGACCGCGCTGCCGTATAAGATATAAGCAAGGTCCCATCCGCTGTGGTCCAACACCATCACTTCATGGACCATGGTCAACTCCAAATGCGTTGCCGGGTCATCCACGGGGATGCGCGCGTTTTCCGCCAGCAGGACCAGAAAATAACTCGTCCCCGCCAAAAAGAGCGCCGGACCCACCAACGCGCCCCCCTCGATCATCTGCGACAAGACAAAACTTTTAGATATCAGGGCGAGGATCATCAGATTTAAAAACAGGACGACTTCGGTCAAACACGAAAAAGCCGCTTCGCGACTCGCCCCCATCCCTTCA
This window of the Candidatus Omnitrophota bacterium genome carries:
- a CDS encoding NADH-quinone oxidoreductase subunit H; protein product: MGMQILSHIGIVMIFSPLLLGIIGKTKAFFAGRRGAPLLQPYYDIGKLFRKGNVYSTTTTWIFQAAPVVAMAAVLVSSVLIPLGGLKAPMSFWGDVVLFAYLYALARFFTILAALDTGSSFEGMGASREAAFSCLTEVVLFLNLMILALISKSFVLSQMIEGGALVGPALFLAGTSYFLVLLAENARIPVDDPATHLELTMVHEVMVLDHSGWDLAYILYGSAVKLFVLGGLLVGIFIPSDGLSPLTQTAMFLGGMVLLALVIGVVESCMARLRLNRVPQLLVGAFVLALVGLLVVLMKGV